The following nucleotide sequence is from Acidobacteriota bacterium.
GGCGCTCTTCCAGCGGCTGCACGACGGCGGCAACACGATCGTGCTCGTGACGCACGAAGCCGACGTGGCCGCCTATGCGGCGCGCGCGATTCACATCCGCGACGGTCAGGTCGAGAAAGACGTGCGCCGTGCGGCATAATTGGCCGGTATGCCTCCGCACGCGCCGTCCGTGAACGTCTCCGCCCTGCTCGAGGAATCCGAGCGCCGATACCAGCAGTTCAAAGCCCAGGGGCTCAAGCTCGACATGACGCGCGGCAAGCCGTCAGCCGAGCAGCTCGACCTGGCGGCGCCCATGCTCGACAACGTGAGCGGCCGCGATGTCCTGGCGTCGGACGGGACCGACACGCGCAACTACGGCGGCGTGGATGGGCTTCCCGAGATGAAGGCGCTCATCGCCGAGATGCTCGAGACGACGCCGGGGCACGTCGTGGTCGGCGGCAACTCGAGCCTGCAGATGATGCACGACGCGATCGTGCGGGCGCTCCTGCACGGCGTGCTCGACGGCGGCGCTCCGTGGAAAGCGCACCCCGCCAAGTTCCTCTGCCCGACACCTGGCTACGACCGGCACTTCGCGATCTGCCAGCACCACGGGATCGAGATGATCAACGTGGACATGGACGACGAAGGTCCGGACATGGACCAGGTGGAGCGGCTCGTGGCCACCGACCCCGCCGTCAAAGGCCTCTGGGCGGTGCCCAAGTACAGCAACCCCACCGGCATCACCTACAGCCATCGCGTCGTCGAGCGTCTGGCGCACATGAAGACCGCGGCGCCGGACTTCCGTCTGTTCTGGGACAACGCGTACGTCGTCCACGACCTGTACGGTGCGACGGATCCGCTCACGAACATCCTCGATGCGTGCGCCGCGGCCGGGCACCCGAACCGGCCGCTCGTCTTCGCGTCGACGTCGAAGATCTCGTTCGCCGGGGCGGGCGTGGCGGCCGTCGCGTCGAGCGCCGCGAACGTCGCGGACATCAAGCGCCACACCGGGATCCAGACGATCGGTCCTGACAAGATCAACCAGTTGCGCCACGCGCGGTTCTTCGGGCACCTGGCTGGCGTGCGCGCGCACATGGCGAAGCACGCGGAGCTGCTCCGGCCGAAGTTCGACGCCGTGGCGGCCGTCTTCGAGGCCGAGCTCGGCGGAAAGGGCGTGGCCACCTGGACGAAGCCGCGGGGCGGATACTTCGTCAGCCTCGACACCCTCGACGGCTGCGCGGCCGACGTCGTCCGGCTGGCCGACGAGGCCGGCGTCAAGCTCACCGGGGCGGGTGCGACGTTTCCCTACGGCCGCGATCCGCGCAACCGCAACATCCGGATCGCGCCGTCGCTTCCGCCGCTGTCGCAGGTCGAGCAGGCCATGCGGGTCGTGGCCGTCTGCGTGCAGCTCGTGAGCGCCCGCGCCCTCGCGCGCTAGAACGCAGCGCGTGCGGCTGCTCGAGTACGAGAACGTCACCATCTACCGCGGCGACCGGATCGCGCTCGACGGCGTCACGTTCTCGCTCGACGTGGGCGAGCACGTCGCCATCCTCGGCCCGAACGGATGCGGCAAGTCCACGCTCATCAAGACGATGACGCGTGAGTGCTATCCGTACCTCGGGGCGGGGCCGACGGGCCTTCGCATCATGGGCCGCGAGACGTGGAGCGTCTTCGACCTGCGCGTCCTGCTCGGGATCGTCACGAACGACCAGGTCGCGGCCTGCACGCGTCACGTCACCGGACGTGAGACCGTTCTGTCGGGGTTCTTCTCGAGCGTGGGGCTGTGGCCGCACCTCGAGGTCACGCCGGCGATGGAGCGGAAGACCGACGAGATCCTCGCGCTGCTGGAGATCCCCCATCTCGCCGAGCGGTACGTCGACGAGATCTCGTCTGGAGAAGCGCGGCGGCTCGTGATCGGCCGCGCGCTCGTCCACGATCCCAAGGCGCTCGTGCTCGACGAGCCGACCAACAGCCTCGACGTGCGGGCGACCTACGAGCTTCGCGACATCGTGCGCAAGATCGCCAGGGCTGGCACCACGATCGTGCTGGTCACGCACCATCTGCCCGACATCGTTCCGGAGATCGATCGCGTCATCCTCCTGCGCGCCGGCCGCATCGTCCGCGACGGGCGCAAGCCGGACGTGCTGACGCCCGCGGCGCTCACCGCGTTGTTCGGCGTGCCGCTCGACGTCGAGGCCCGAGGCGGGTATTACCAGATCTGGTAGGTGATATCGTGTTCCGACCGGAACCAACGCAAGCAACGTGCTCGGGCGCGGGCTCGAATCCGGCGCCCGCGGCGCAGGAGGACGCACGATGTTCGCACGATCGATCGGAGGAGGACTCGTGCTCGCGGCCGGCGTCGTCATGGCCATCGCCGTTGCTCGAGCACAAGCGCCCTGCGGCGGACGGAGCAGCCAGCCGCAGGCGCCCTGCGACGACGACGTCAAGCGGATGATCAGCGTGCTGCCGGCGAAGGCGCCGGCCGCGCCAAGGCAGCCGCGCCGCGTGCTCGTGCTGGCCGCATCGCAGGGCTACGTCCACTCGTCGATCCCCCTCGCGGCCAGGACGATCACCGAGATGGGCGCGAAGACCGGAGCGTGGTCGACGGACGTCACCTACGACGCCGCGTCGGTGACCGCCGGCAACCTGAAGCCGTACGACGCGATCTTCTTGGACGGCACGACCGGCACGTTCCTCGATGCCGCGAACGACGCGGCGGCGACCGAGGCGCGGCGATCGGCGCTGATCGAGTTCGTCCGCGGCGGCAAGGGCCTGGCGGGCATTCACGCGGCGGCGGATTCCTATCACGGCGGTGCGCCGACACCCGGGACTATGAAAGCGCAGCCGCGCACTCCGGGCACCCCCTGCGTCGGCACCGCGTCGGGAGGCAATGGCGGCGGCAGTCCGCTGTGGCCGGAGTTCAACAGGGCGATCGGCGGCTATTTCAAGTGGCACTGGCTCTACCCGACGCCCGTCACGGTGAAGATCGACGATCCCGCGAGTTCCATCAACGCGGCGTTCAAAGGACGGCCGTTCAACACGATCGACGAGATCTACACGTTCAACGAGGAGTCGTTCTCGCGACGGAACGTCCACGTGCTGACCAGCATCGACTACTCGTTGATGACCGACTGCGACAAGGCGTTGGAGGCGCGGCCCAGAAGCGATCGGGACTACCCGCTGAGCTGGATCCGCCGCGAAGGGAGCGGCCGGGTCTTCTACGAGGCCCTCGGCCATCACGAGTCGATCTACTACAACAACCCGGCGCTGCTCGAGCACATCCTCGCGGGGATGCAGTACGTGCTCGGCGATCTCGCCGCTAACGACCGTCCCGGTCCGGCCGCGATGCGCGGCCGCTGAGGCCGTTGGCAACACGCGCCGCCGGCTGCGCCCAATCGATCAGGACAGCGCCGCGTAGTGCTGCGGCGCGATCTCTCGCAGCGGCAGCCTCTCGAGTGACGCCGGATCGTAGACGACGCGATCGCGGTGCGCTCCGGCCTCGAGGACGGGCATCGCCGACAACAGCGCGCGCGTGTACGGGTGCGCCGGGCGCCGGAACAGCGCGCTCGCCGGCGCGAGCTCGACGATGCGTCCCCGGTACATCACGGCCACCCGGCTGCAGATCTGACGCACGAGGCGCAGGTCGTGGGAGATGAAGAGATAGGTCAGGCCGAGACGCTGCTGGAGATCGAGCAGCAGGTTCACGACCTGGGCCTGCACCGAGACGTCGAGCGCCGAGACCGGTTCGTCGGCGACGATGAACGACGGCTCGAGCGCCAGGGCGCGCGCGAGGCCGATGCGCTGCCGCTGGCCGCCGCTGAACTCGTGCGGGAACTTCGAGGCCGCGTCGGCCGGAAGCCCGACCAGATCGAAGAGCGCGCGCGCGCGAGCGGCCCGCGACGCCCTGTCGCCGATGCCGTGGATGGCGAGCGGCTCTTCGACGATCGCGCCGGCGCGCATCCGAGGGTTCAGCGACGAGTACGGATCCTGAAAGACGATTTGAAAGTGCCGCCGCGCGCGTCGCAGCTCGGCTGCCGACAGCGCCCGCACGTCGAGATCCCTGAACCGGATGTCGCCCGACGTTGGCTCGACGAGCCGAAGGAGGCAGCGCCCGGTGGTCGTCTTGCCGCACCCCGACTCGCCGACCAGCCCGAACGTCTCGCCTTCGGCGATCGTGAACGAGACGTCATCCACGGCGACGGCCGGTGGCCTGCGCCCGAGCCGCAGGCCGGGCGTGCCGTAGACCTTCACGAGGTGCCGGACGTCGAGGAGCGGCGGCGCAGCGGGCATCAGCCGGACGCGAGGATGCAGCGGACCAGATGGCCGGTGCCGCCGAGGTCGAGCAGATCCGGCAGCGCGTCGCACGCCGCGATGCGCCGCGGGCATCGCGGCGCGAACGGGCACCCTGGTGGCACCTGTCCCAACGCCGGCACGCTGCCGGCGATCGCGTGCAGCCGCGGCCCGTCCGTCACGCCCGGCACCGAGCTGAGCAAGGCCCGGGTATAGGGGTGCTTCGGGGAGCGCAGCAGCGAGGCGACGGGCGCCTCTTCGACGAGTCGTCCCGCGTACATCACGGCGACCCGCTCGGCCATCTCGGCGATGACGCCGAGATCGTGGGTGATGAGCAGCACCGAGAGGCCGAGCTCGGCTCGAAGCTGTCGAAGCAGGTCGAGGATCTCGGCCTGGACCGTGGCGTCGAGCGCGGTCGTCGGCTCATCGGCGATGAGCAGCGCCGGTTCGGCGGCGAGCGCCAGCGCGATCATCGCGCGCTGGCGGAGTCCGCCGCTGAGCTGGTGCGGGTACTCGCCAGCCCGGCGTGCAGGGTCGGGGACGCGCGCCGCGGCCAGCAGTTCCACTGCACGTCGACGTGCGCTGGCCCCGCGGGCGAGTCCGTGAACGGCAAGCGTCTCTTCGATCTGACGTCCGACCGTGTAGACCGGATCGAGCGCGACCATCGGTTCCTGGAAGACGAAGCCGATCCGGCGTCCGCGAATCCGCTGCATGTCGCGCTCGTCGATCTGGACGAGGTCGCGTCCGTCGAGCCAGACGTGGCCGGACGCCACCCGGCCTGGTGGCGGTACCAGCCGAACGATCGACAGCGCTGTCACGGACTTGCCGCTTCCCGACTCGCCGACGAGGCCGAGCACTTCGCCGCGCCTGACGTCGAACGACACGTCGTCGACGGCCGCCGCGTCGACGCCGGGCCGCACGGGGAAGACCGTCCGCAGGCCGCGCACCGCCAGCAGCGGGGCATCAGGCATGCGGGTCTCGGTAC
It contains:
- a CDS encoding aminotransferase class I/II-fold pyridoxal phosphate-dependent enzyme; this encodes MPPHAPSVNVSALLEESERRYQQFKAQGLKLDMTRGKPSAEQLDLAAPMLDNVSGRDVLASDGTDTRNYGGVDGLPEMKALIAEMLETTPGHVVVGGNSSLQMMHDAIVRALLHGVLDGGAPWKAHPAKFLCPTPGYDRHFAICQHHGIEMINVDMDDEGPDMDQVERLVATDPAVKGLWAVPKYSNPTGITYSHRVVERLAHMKTAAPDFRLFWDNAYVVHDLYGATDPLTNILDACAAAGHPNRPLVFASTSKISFAGAGVAAVASSAANVADIKRHTGIQTIGPDKINQLRHARFFGHLAGVRAHMAKHAELLRPKFDAVAAVFEAELGGKGVATWTKPRGGYFVSLDTLDGCAADVVRLADEAGVKLTGAGATFPYGRDPRNRNIRIAPSLPPLSQVEQAMRVVAVCVQLVSARALAR
- a CDS encoding ATP-binding cassette domain-containing protein — translated: MRLLEYENVTIYRGDRIALDGVTFSLDVGEHVAILGPNGCGKSTLIKTMTRECYPYLGAGPTGLRIMGRETWSVFDLRVLLGIVTNDQVAACTRHVTGRETVLSGFFSSVGLWPHLEVTPAMERKTDEILALLEIPHLAERYVDEISSGEARRLVIGRALVHDPKALVLDEPTNSLDVRATYELRDIVRKIARAGTTIVLVTHHLPDIVPEIDRVILLRAGRIVRDGRKPDVLTPAALTALFGVPLDVEARGGYYQIW
- a CDS encoding ThuA domain-containing protein; the encoded protein is MFARSIGGGLVLAAGVVMAIAVARAQAPCGGRSSQPQAPCDDDVKRMISVLPAKAPAAPRQPRRVLVLAASQGYVHSSIPLAARTITEMGAKTGAWSTDVTYDAASVTAGNLKPYDAIFLDGTTGTFLDAANDAAATEARRSALIEFVRGGKGLAGIHAAADSYHGGAPTPGTMKAQPRTPGTPCVGTASGGNGGGSPLWPEFNRAIGGYFKWHWLYPTPVTVKIDDPASSINAAFKGRPFNTIDEIYTFNEESFSRRNVHVLTSIDYSLMTDCDKALEARPRSDRDYPLSWIRREGSGRVFYEALGHHESIYYNNPALLEHILAGMQYVLGDLAANDRPGPAAMRGR
- a CDS encoding ABC transporter ATP-binding protein, encoding MPAAPPLLDVRHLVKVYGTPGLRLGRRPPAVAVDDVSFTIAEGETFGLVGESGCGKTTTGRCLLRLVEPTSGDIRFRDLDVRALSAAELRRARRHFQIVFQDPYSSLNPRMRAGAIVEEPLAIHGIGDRASRAARARALFDLVGLPADAASKFPHEFSGGQRQRIGLARALALEPSFIVADEPVSALDVSVQAQVVNLLLDLQQRLGLTYLFISHDLRLVRQICSRVAVMYRGRIVELAPASALFRRPAHPYTRALLSAMPVLEAGAHRDRVVYDPASLERLPLREIAPQHYAALS
- a CDS encoding ABC transporter ATP-binding protein, with translation MPDAPLLAVRGLRTVFPVRPGVDAAAVDDVSFDVRRGEVLGLVGESGSGKSVTALSIVRLVPPPGRVASGHVWLDGRDLVQIDERDMQRIRGRRIGFVFQEPMVALDPVYTVGRQIEETLAVHGLARGASARRRAVELLAAARVPDPARRAGEYPHQLSGGLRQRAMIALALAAEPALLIADEPTTALDATVQAEILDLLRQLRAELGLSVLLITHDLGVIAEMAERVAVMYAGRLVEEAPVASLLRSPKHPYTRALLSSVPGVTDGPRLHAIAGSVPALGQVPPGCPFAPRCPRRIAACDALPDLLDLGGTGHLVRCILASG